The genomic window AAGGACTTGACTTCGTAGGCTCCGCGAAAAAGGCAGAGGTCCGAAGAGCCTCGATCTGCAGTGGTACCGAGCGAGCAGAGATAGCGGAAGGCGCGCCCTATCTGTTGGGGCGTGGCCTTATGACGCAACGTCACGTCTCCCTGCCTGATAGCTCATTGGTTCTCCATTACCGCCCTTTTCCGGGGCAGGGAGACTGGCCGCAGGGCCGGAAGAGGGGTAGCCCTTGGCTCCGGGGGGCGGCGGTGTGGAAAACAGCGAACCTGGTGCTGTTGTAGCTGGCCAGCTTCTCCATTCAGGCCCCATCCCGAGTTGAAGACCTCCAGGATTCTGGTGGCCTATGGAAGGGATCGGGCCGTGAAGTATCTGGCGCAGATCCAAACAGCCTAGCCACTGAGAGGCACCGGAAGCTTCGCCTCTAGGAGAGAGAAGGCTCGCTTTGGAGGAAAGAATCCAGAGGGCTTGCCCCTGGGGCGGAGCCCGCCGAACATGGCCACGCCCCCGGGGGCCGGTCCCGCAGCTCTGCGCTTCGCTGCCGCGGCCACCTGGCGAGTGGTGCGAGGACGCTGCGTGGAGCATTTCCCCCGAGTATTGGAGTTTCTGGGATCATTGCGCGCTGCTGCCCCTGGCTTGGTTCGCTACCGCCACCATGAACGCCTGTGTATGGGCCTAAAGGCCAAGGTATTGGAGCCATTAGGAGCTGGAAGATGGGAAAGGGGCGGGAAGCGATGGGACTTGACAAGGGCCGATTGCTTGGGGTTGGGACTGGTTGGAAAAGGACAGCTTGCCCGGAAGTGGAGATTCTGAGTTTAGTACCCTTCACAGGTAGTGGTGGAGCTGATCCTGCAGGGCCGGCCGTGGGCCCAAGTTCTGAACGCCCTACAGCATCACTTCCCAGAGTCTGGACCTGTAGTGCGGGACCCGAAAGCCGTGAGTAATCCCTGAAACAAGCCCTAACCCTGGTTAACACTGGGTGCCGCAAAGTTGCTTTTCCCGGCTAGTGATTCCTGGCgactctgaattttcttttccttccctcaacAGACAAAGCAGGACCTGAGGAAGATCTCGGAGGCACAGAAAACCTTTTGCCAACTGGTGAAGCAACTAGCAGAGACCCCGGTGGACTTGGATTCCAAGCTGCAGGTGAGACCGGGCTGGTTTGGAAGCTATTATGTCGCTAATTTCCCTAGTCCTCTTCTGACCTGCTTCTCTCCTCACTGCAGGAACTTGAACAAGAGTATGGAGAACCCTTTTTGGCTGCCATAGAAAAGCTGTTTTTTGAATATTTGTGTCAGCTGGAAAAGGCACTGCCCGCACTGCAGGCACAGCAGGTTTTGTTGGGGCAAGGTAAGGGCAGAGTGTGGGATGGTCGTATCAAGGACTGTGGTCTTCAtgcctcccaccctctgcccACAGCTTCAGGATGTGCTGAGCTGGATGCAGCCTGGAGTTTCTATCACTGCTTCTTTTGCCTTGAGCCAATATGGTGTGGACATGGGATGGCCACTTCCAGGTACTAGGACCATCTGGGAAAACTGGGAACTTGGGGGTGGACTGTTTGGCCTGAGTTTCTAAGTGGGCTACTGGAAGGGTTACATGGGCCTGAGGCTTAAGAAACCAGATGGAGTTGTGTTACTATCGCTTCTGTTTGTAAggagctttattttcttttttagagcacTTGGTTACCGATTCAGTGAGCATGACGGAGCCCATGGAGCAGGGCCCTCCTCAGCAACCAAAGCTAGCACTTCATGATCCATCGCCAAAAGCCAGGACTAGCTCCTACCTTTCTCAGGAACCAGCCTCAAGGAAGCACCCAGAACCTTTGGCTGGCCACCACTTCAATCTGGCCCCTCTAGGCCGGCGAAGAATCCAGTCCCGATGGGCATCCACTAAGGGAGGCCATAAGGAGCGCCCCACAGTCATGCTGTTCCCCTTTAGGAAGCTGGGTTCGCCAAGCCAGATCATATCTGAGTCCAAGAGCAGGGAAGAACATGAAACACACATGGCAGATCCAGCAGGTGCTGTGAGCACGAGAGCAGCTTCCACTGGAATGTCTAAGAGTCCATCCCAGAGCCTACGGGCAAGGGCTCTGAAGGAGACCCCAGCTGACTTGTTTGCTTCAGAGCAAGAGGAGTGAGTGGAACAGTTGCTTCTCCCTGCAAACAGCCCATTCTTTGCCTGTTTTCCCTTAACTTTGTCTTCTTTGCTTGCTCCCACTTCAGGAATTGCTTGGTTTGCCCCATGGACCCCCTAAGACTATCATTATCACCTCCTAAGGCTAGGAAGCCAGGTAAGTATCCTGGGTCAGGACTGGGTCGGCCAGCCTCCTCTCCTGGGGACTCCCGAGGGCCTATTCACCTACAAGGGTTCTTTGACTCTGGTTTCCTTCCTGCAGTGTGTCCTCCATCTCTGTGCAGCTCTGTCATTACCATAGGGGACTTGGTTTTGGACTCTGACGAAGAAGAAGATGGCCAGACGGAAAGAAGGGTGAGTAGGAAGGAAcagaaagctggggaaggggATGAGCAGAATAAGAGAAACCTACATGCTCCAGAATATGGAGGGCTCAGGGATTGAAGATGATGGTAGGATCTCCTTGCTCCCTTCTCTGCAGGAGTCCCTGGAAAACTATCAGAAGACAAAGTTTGACACCTACATCCCCACCTTCTATGAATACCTCCCTACTTCTGGCCCGAGTGCTGTGTCTGTCCCTTCCATGACCATACAGACAGGTCTAGACACGATAGGACTGGAATTCCCTCTGCACTCCACCTGTGTCCCGTAGCCTTACACACAGTTTAGTGGAAATGAAGTGGAAGCCCAGGCTTGGGTTACCTGACTGCCTTGCTAAAATTACTTTGTAATACTGGTTAATTAAAATTTGGATTTATTAAAACTGTCTTGGTGCAAGGGAGGAGAAATAAGGCTTCCATAAAGTCAAAGTAGGTCATTCCTTAGAACTGGCTTCTCCAGGGCTGGAGGAATCCCTTTGCCTTTCTACTTCCCCTGGAAAATGTTGTTGTTCAGCTGTGCCAAGAAAGGTCGATAGCTTGGAAGAGAAATTTCCCTTTGCTATACTAAAATATCGATGTGCCCTGATACTAGAATGTACTTTGTAAATTCTCATGCCACCAGGTTACCTGGGGGTGGTGGCAGTGAAATGGAGATACTTCATGGAAAAATACTCCCTGTCCTTGACTCTACTGGGTCAGTGCCAACTCCAGTTCCACTTGTCCCGGTGCAGCACCCAGATGCCAGCCTTGTGCAGAAAGATCCAGAATCTCTTTAAAGTCATTGGGATCTCTTTATTGAGATACTTAAAATATACCAACATTTCTGAGCTTCTCAGGTGTTCAAAGATACTATTTAATGAAGCTCACTAACAGAACATGATTTCAGGAGCCTAACTTGTCCAGACCAAGGCCACATTAAACACTTAGGTAGGAAccattatcttttcctttcaataATCTTCCAGATGCTGGGTCCCCAGGTTTGCATTTGATGATCTGACTTCATTTTCTCAGCCTGCCTTCCTTGCTTGCTCCCCAGTGAATACCCTGGGCAATTTGTGCGCACAGAGTACAGAAATATTGCAGAAGCCCTCAGGAGTGAGGCCGCAGGAAATAACCGAGTGATAAACAGCCACAGTGGCTGGCATGTGTGAGGAGCCCATTGGGAGGCCCTAGGCTAGGGTGCTCGTGCCTTGAGAGGGTACAGCTTCTCAGGTCTAGCTGTCACCACTGAAGATTGGATTCACCTGCTGGGTGACTCGGATGAACGTGGTTCTCCGGCTCAACTCCTTCAGTTTAGCTGCTCCCACATAGGTACATGTGGAACGGATGCCTCCAAGGATGTCTCGGATGGTATGGTCCACGTCCCCTTTAAAGGGCACCTCCACTGTCTTGCCCTCTGAGGCCCTTAGAGGAGgaaaaattttttgg from Suricata suricatta isolate VVHF042 chromosome 9, meerkat_22Aug2017_6uvM2_HiC, whole genome shotgun sequence includes these protein-coding regions:
- the TINF2 gene encoding TERF1-interacting nuclear factor 2 isoform X1, whose amino-acid sequence is MATPPGAGPAALRFAAAATWRVVRGRCVEHFPRVLEFLGSLRAAAPGLVRYRHHERLCMGLKAKVVVELILQGRPWAQVLNALQHHFPESGPVVRDPKATKQDLRKISEAQKTFCQLVKQLAETPVDLDSKLQELEQEYGEPFLAAIEKLFFEYLCQLEKALPALQAQQLQDVLSWMQPGVSITASFALSQYGVDMGWPLPEHLVTDSVSMTEPMEQGPPQQPKLALHDPSPKARTSSYLSQEPASRKHPEPLAGHHFNLAPLGRRRIQSRWASTKGGHKERPTVMLFPFRKLGSPSQIISESKSREEHETHMADPAGAVSTRAASTGMSKSPSQSLRARALKETPADLFASEQEENCLVCPMDPLRLSLSPPKARKPVCPPSLCSSVITIGDLVLDSDEEEDGQTERRESLENYQKTKFDTYIPTFYEYLPTSGPSAVSVPSMTIQTGLDTIGLEFPLHSTCVP
- the TINF2 gene encoding TERF1-interacting nuclear factor 2 isoform X2, whose translation is MATPPGAGPAALRFAAAATWRVVRGRCVEHFPRVLEFLGSLRAAAPGLVRYRHHERLCMGLKAKVVVELILQGRPWAQVLNALQHHFPESGPVVRDPKATKQDLRKISEAQKTFCQLVKQLAETPVDLDSKLQELEQEYGEPFLAAIEKLFFEYLCQLEKALPALQAQQLQDVLSWMQPGVSITASFALSQYGVDMGWPLPEHLVTDSVSMTEPMEQGPPQQPKLALHDPSPKARTSSYLSQEPASRKHPEPLAGHHFNLAPLGRRRIQSRWASTKGGHKERPTVMLFPFRKLGSPSQIISESKSREEHETHMADPAGAVSTRAASTGMSKSPSQSLRARALKETPADLFASEQEENCLVCPMDPLRLSLSPPKARKPVCPPSLCSSVITIGDLVLDSDEEEDGQTERRDPPSTLSQHPHQKPWPHPQDSCSLHPAK